In the genome of Vibrio sp. NTOU-M3, one region contains:
- a CDS encoding amino acid ABC transporter permease, which yields MKPADKVASTPESKPVKNASLIYNPTFRSVVFQIVAIAALVFFFYTIVNNALTNLESRGIATGFGFLQQEAGFGIGLTLIEYDETFSYGRTFVVGLLNTALVSVLGIIFATILGFIMGIARLSSNWLVSRFAAIYIETFRNIPLLLQIFFWYFAVLQALPSPRQSMSLGEAIFLNVRGLYFPAPVFEQGSVYVLTAFIIGVIASILIGIWAKNKQRLTGQQTPMGRIIFGLCFALPAVVYFLSGSPISAEYPVLKGFNFRGGISIIPELAALFIALSIYTASFIAEIVRSGINAVSHGQTEAAMSLGLPRSRTLKLVVIPQALRIIIPPLTSQYLNLTKNSSLAMAIGYPDLVSVFAGTTLNQTGQAIEIIAMTMGVYLTLSLLTSALMNIYNRKVALVER from the coding sequence ATGAAACCTGCTGATAAAGTTGCGTCTACGCCGGAAAGCAAACCGGTGAAAAACGCTAGCCTTATTTATAATCCCACCTTTCGTTCGGTTGTATTTCAGATTGTTGCCATCGCGGCATTAGTCTTTTTCTTCTATACAATCGTCAACAACGCCCTTACTAACTTAGAATCTCGCGGCATCGCTACGGGGTTTGGTTTCCTCCAACAAGAAGCAGGCTTTGGGATTGGCCTAACTCTAATTGAATACGATGAAACATTTTCTTATGGCCGCACGTTTGTCGTCGGATTACTGAATACCGCTCTCGTGTCAGTATTGGGGATCATATTTGCCACAATACTCGGCTTCATTATGGGTATTGCAAGATTATCGTCGAACTGGTTAGTGAGCCGATTTGCTGCAATCTATATCGAGACATTCCGAAACATACCGCTACTCTTACAGATATTCTTTTGGTATTTCGCTGTCTTACAAGCGCTCCCTTCCCCGCGTCAAAGTATGAGTTTGGGTGAAGCCATCTTCCTTAATGTACGTGGCTTATACTTCCCTGCTCCTGTATTCGAGCAAGGTTCAGTATACGTACTGACCGCGTTTATTATTGGAGTAATTGCTTCGATCCTTATTGGAATTTGGGCCAAGAACAAACAACGGCTGACCGGGCAACAAACTCCGATGGGGCGAATAATCTTCGGATTATGCTTCGCATTACCTGCCGTCGTGTACTTCTTATCAGGATCTCCAATTAGCGCTGAGTACCCTGTTTTAAAAGGGTTTAACTTCCGTGGAGGCATAAGCATCATTCCTGAGCTTGCTGCCTTATTCATCGCTCTAAGCATTTATACAGCATCATTCATTGCTGAAATTGTGCGATCAGGTATCAATGCGGTGAGCCATGGACAAACAGAAGCAGCGATGTCGCTGGGCCTGCCACGCTCACGTACTTTGAAGCTTGTTGTCATTCCACAAGCCCTCCGGATTATCATTCCTCCGCTAACCAGTCAGTATCTTAATTTGACAAAAAATTCCTCACTCGCCATGGCTATCGGTTACCCCGATTTGGTCTCGGTGTTTGCAGGAACAACACTCAACCAAACGGGTCAAGCAATAGAGATCATTGCAATGACAATGGGTGTTTATTTGACGTTAAGCCTGCTTACATCTGCCCTGATGAATATCTATAACCGTAAAGTCGCACTGGTGGAGAGGTAA
- a CDS encoding NAD(P)-dependent oxidoreductase, with protein sequence MQYFPLFLDLNNKPVLVVGGGEVACRKVDSLVRAGARVTLISPKVESHLRSLSEHGEIEWVQNFYSKELLNFRYIQVWATTDNPDLNHQVYHDAKALGILVNVVDDQPYCDFITPSMINRGRIQLAISSGGASPILVRNIRQQLESVLPQNLSLLAEFGASKRNDIKQSLPDVDTRRKFWEVFFATSEVEHATNRESLEVVYQAQLAGKQVHSHFVTWLEYGSDVELLSLKALRLMQQAELVFYEKDCPFEFVDLVRRDAERESFSDEGELSSKLSLAREEQLRVCIFIPASVSRYRLLQGDDLYLQLAK encoded by the coding sequence ATGCAGTATTTTCCACTTTTTTTAGATCTGAATAATAAGCCTGTTTTGGTTGTTGGTGGTGGGGAAGTTGCCTGCAGAAAAGTAGACAGTTTAGTAAGGGCAGGAGCAAGAGTTACACTAATCTCACCGAAAGTAGAATCACATTTACGGTCTCTGTCGGAACATGGCGAGATAGAATGGGTGCAGAATTTTTATTCAAAGGAGCTGCTTAACTTTCGATATATTCAAGTTTGGGCGACGACTGATAATCCAGATTTAAATCATCAGGTATATCATGATGCGAAAGCGTTAGGCATTTTGGTTAACGTGGTTGATGATCAACCTTATTGTGATTTTATTACTCCTTCAATGATTAACCGCGGTCGAATTCAACTGGCAATTTCAAGTGGGGGAGCGTCTCCTATTTTAGTGAGAAACATCAGACAGCAGTTGGAAAGTGTTTTACCACAAAATTTGTCATTACTCGCTGAGTTTGGCGCGTCTAAAAGAAATGATATAAAACAGTCTTTACCTGATGTTGATACGCGGCGTAAGTTTTGGGAAGTATTTTTTGCGACTTCAGAAGTTGAGCATGCGACGAATCGAGAGTCATTGGAGGTGGTTTATCAAGCTCAGTTAGCAGGAAAGCAGGTGCACAGCCATTTTGTTACTTGGTTGGAGTATGGGAGTGACGTGGAACTTCTCTCGTTAAAGGCACTGCGATTGATGCAGCAGGCTGAACTGGTCTTTTATGAAAAAGATTGTCCGTTTGAATTTGTCGATCTTGTTCGAAGGGATGCTGAACGTGAGAGTTTTAGTGATGAAGGTGAACTCTCATCTAAGTTGTCTTTGGCTAGAGAAGAGCAATTAAGGGTTTGTATATTTATACCCGCTTCAGTATCGAGATATCGTCTGTTGCAAGGAGACGACCTCTACTTACAACTGGCAAAATAA
- a CDS encoding PaaI family thioesterase, producing MLSPLNKANLYLKCFGFFKVPLIWLCRPKIIKLNSQSVEVKIPLRRRTKNHLNSMYFGVLAVGADVAGGFMAMSKAQSRGNKVSLAFKAVEGHFLKRPEADVHFICNDGALIDDMLDQTISSGERVNEVVKITAICPTLHGMEPMAEFDLTLSLKRMD from the coding sequence ATGCTTTCACCGTTGAATAAAGCCAACTTATATCTCAAGTGTTTTGGATTCTTTAAAGTTCCTCTTATTTGGCTATGCCGGCCAAAGATTATTAAATTAAATTCGCAATCTGTTGAAGTGAAAATTCCTCTACGTCGCCGGACTAAAAATCATCTGAATAGCATGTATTTTGGTGTATTGGCGGTTGGTGCAGATGTTGCCGGTGGTTTTATGGCGATGAGCAAAGCACAGTCTAGAGGGAACAAGGTTTCACTTGCATTTAAGGCTGTGGAAGGACACTTTTTGAAACGACCTGAAGCTGATGTTCATTTTATTTGTAACGATGGCGCACTTATCGACGACATGTTGGATCAAACGATAAGCTCAGGAGAAAGGGTAAACGAAGTGGTAAAAATTACGGCCATTTGCCCCACACTACATGGTATGGAACCAATGGCCGAGTTTGATCTTACTTTGTCACTGAAGCGAATGGATTAA
- a CDS encoding YajQ family cyclic di-GMP-binding protein, protein MPSFDIISEIDAVELRNAVDNAARELSTRFDFRNVEASFELQKDDSVKMSAEGDFQLQQMRDILRSNLTKRGVDVNAMESKDAEATGKNWHQIVVFKQGIDAPTAKKVVKLIKDAKLKVQASIQGEKVRVTGKKRDDLQSVIALMRDAELGQPFQFENFRD, encoded by the coding sequence ATGCCATCATTTGACATTATTTCTGAAATCGATGCTGTCGAACTACGCAATGCAGTAGACAATGCAGCACGTGAACTATCTACTCGTTTTGACTTCCGCAATGTGGAAGCAAGCTTCGAGCTACAAAAAGACGACTCAGTTAAAATGAGCGCTGAGGGTGACTTTCAGCTCCAGCAAATGCGAGATATTCTTCGTTCAAACCTGACTAAACGTGGTGTCGATGTAAACGCGATGGAATCTAAAGATGCAGAAGCAACAGGTAAAAACTGGCATCAAATCGTCGTTTTCAAGCAAGGCATTGATGCACCAACAGCGAAGAAAGTAGTGAAACTCATCAAGGATGCCAAGCTTAAAGTCCAAGCTTCCATCCAAGGCGAGAAAGTTCGCGTTACTGGAAAGAAACGTGATGACTTACAATCTGTCATTGCTCTAATGCGAGATGCAGAACTGGGGCAACCTTTCCAGTTCGAAAACTTCCGCGACTAA
- a CDS encoding putative PEP-binding protein: MSYENHGGLHPDLVLGQALPSTETTSTGKHLYVSIADLIMEYIFYHPAYDHASLTDIERSSIDAILGSQSTSEHFVSTLVTSVSSQISDAYQAIRVSLNNADSLAMRSLLGGGVEETEDNPALGVRGVSRYASLSYNKIFALECDVIKQLQSLGHQIEIVVPFVRTLSDAAKVIDLLAEQGLPRGLNGLKVLYVAEVPAAALLTERLLHYFDGVVINLENLTQYALGVDRHSENLQYLFDPQNEAVLSLLEQVFKTSSSNNKPAILLSTNLAEYPKVQELALEYNNIQVVVTM; this comes from the coding sequence ATGAGTTACGAGAATCATGGCGGTTTGCATCCGGATTTAGTGTTAGGCCAAGCATTGCCTTCGACTGAAACAACGAGTACTGGTAAGCACCTATACGTTTCGATTGCAGACTTGATTATGGAGTATATTTTTTATCACCCAGCTTATGATCATGCCTCTTTGACTGACATTGAGCGTTCATCAATTGACGCAATACTTGGCTCACAGTCAACATCAGAACATTTTGTCAGTACTTTAGTTACCAGCGTTTCTAGTCAGATATCTGATGCTTATCAAGCGATTCGAGTTAGTTTAAATAATGCGGATAGTCTTGCCATGCGGTCATTACTTGGTGGCGGTGTCGAAGAAACAGAAGACAACCCAGCTCTTGGGGTTCGTGGCGTTTCTCGCTATGCATCTCTTTCATACAACAAAATTTTTGCATTGGAATGTGATGTTATCAAACAGCTTCAATCCCTTGGCCATCAGATTGAAATTGTTGTCCCTTTTGTTCGAACACTATCCGATGCGGCAAAGGTGATTGATTTACTTGCAGAGCAGGGGCTACCTAGAGGGTTGAATGGTCTGAAAGTACTTTATGTTGCAGAAGTTCCAGCAGCGGCTTTATTAACCGAACGATTATTGCATTACTTTGATGGTGTAGTGATCAATTTAGAGAACCTTACGCAATATGCATTGGGTGTAGATAGGCACTCAGAAAATCTTCAGTACCTGTTTGATCCACAAAATGAGGCTGTGCTCTCATTGCTTGAACAAGTATTTAAAACGTCAAGCAGTAATAATAAACCAGCGATTTTGCTCAGTACTAACCTCGCTGAGTATCCTAAAGTACAAGAACTCGCTTTAGAATATAACAACATTCAAGTTGTTGTTACAATGTAA
- a CDS encoding amino acid ABC transporter substrate-binding protein, with protein sequence MTNKLTLLASVVAASTALMSTNAAAADSTLDKVTKQGFITCGVSTGLPGFSNPNSKGEWEGIDVEYCQALAAAVLGDKSKVKYVPLTAKERFTALQSGEIDVLSRNTTWTLHRDTALGLNFVGVNYYDGQGFMVKKDLGISSAKELDGASVCVQSGTTTELNLADYFRNSGMTYKPVVFDTAAQTSKGFDAGRCDVLTTDQSGLYALRLNLQDPKSAAVLPEIISKEPLGPVVRQGDDQWFNIAKWTLNAMVNAEEYGINSKNADEMLKSKDPNIKRILGVDGPKGQGLGIRDDWGYQIVKQVGNYGESFERTVGKGSPLQISRGVNALWNAGGFMYAPPIR encoded by the coding sequence ATGACAAACAAACTAACACTTCTAGCTTCGGTTGTAGCTGCATCTACTGCTCTGATGTCTACAAATGCAGCGGCTGCAGACAGCACTCTGGATAAAGTAACCAAACAAGGCTTTATAACTTGTGGTGTCAGTACCGGCCTACCAGGGTTTTCTAACCCAAATTCAAAAGGTGAATGGGAAGGAATTGATGTTGAGTATTGTCAGGCGTTAGCTGCCGCTGTGCTTGGTGACAAATCAAAAGTAAAATATGTACCACTAACAGCAAAAGAGCGTTTCACTGCACTTCAATCGGGTGAGATTGATGTTTTGTCACGCAACACCACGTGGACATTACACCGTGATACTGCTCTTGGACTCAACTTTGTCGGCGTAAACTATTATGACGGCCAAGGTTTCATGGTTAAGAAAGATCTAGGCATCTCAAGTGCGAAAGAGCTTGATGGTGCATCCGTTTGTGTTCAATCCGGAACAACGACTGAATTAAACCTTGCGGACTACTTCCGTAATAGCGGTATGACCTATAAACCAGTGGTATTTGATACCGCAGCTCAAACCTCTAAAGGTTTTGATGCGGGCCGTTGTGATGTTCTCACCACTGACCAGTCAGGCCTCTATGCCCTGCGCCTAAACCTTCAAGATCCAAAGTCTGCTGCAGTTCTTCCTGAAATCATTTCTAAAGAACCTCTTGGTCCTGTTGTACGCCAAGGTGATGACCAATGGTTCAACATTGCAAAATGGACATTAAATGCAATGGTGAATGCTGAAGAATATGGCATCAATTCAAAAAATGCAGATGAGATGCTGAAGTCAAAAGATCCAAACATTAAGCGTATCCTTGGTGTTGATGGTCCAAAAGGACAAGGCTTAGGTATTCGCGATGACTGGGGTTATCAGATCGTCAAACAAGTAGGTAACTATGGCGAGAGCTTTGAGCGTACAGTCGGTAAAGGCTCACCACTACAAATTTCTCGCGGTGTAAATGCGCTATGGAATGCGGGTGGCTTCATGTACGCGCCACCAATTCGCTAA
- a CDS encoding 3-deoxy-7-phosphoheptulonate synthase — translation MPLKTDELRTQPLGPMPTPAELGSAHPITEDVAERIAQSRKQIEKILIGQDERLLVIVGPCSVHDPDAALDYAARLAAIQDQYKDELFIVMRTYFEKPRTVVGWKGLITDPNLDGSYALEAGLHKARKLLLDINKLGLATATEFLDMITGQYIADLITWGAIGARTTESQIHREMASALSCPVGFKNGTNGNIKIAIDAIRASKASHYFYSPDKNGRMTVYRTSGNPYGHVILRGGDKGPNFDAESVELACKQLAEFDLPQKLIVDFSHANCQKQHRKQLDVAKDICEQLKSGKSYIAGIMAESFIEEGNQPMDDIDALKYGQSITDPCLSWKDTEIMLELLADAVKASR, via the coding sequence ATGCCACTTAAAACCGATGAATTAAGAACCCAACCTTTGGGTCCGATGCCTACTCCGGCAGAGCTAGGAAGCGCACATCCAATCACGGAAGATGTAGCAGAACGCATAGCTCAATCTCGTAAACAAATCGAAAAAATTCTTATCGGGCAAGATGAACGTCTACTGGTTATCGTAGGCCCTTGTTCCGTTCACGATCCAGATGCCGCACTCGACTACGCAGCGCGTTTAGCTGCAATCCAAGATCAGTATAAAGATGAACTTTTCATCGTTATGCGTACGTACTTTGAAAAACCTCGTACTGTAGTTGGTTGGAAAGGTCTCATTACAGACCCTAATCTCGATGGTTCTTATGCTCTGGAAGCTGGTTTACACAAAGCACGTAAACTGCTACTTGATATCAACAAACTTGGCTTAGCTACTGCGACTGAGTTTCTAGATATGATCACTGGCCAATATATCGCAGACCTTATTACTTGGGGCGCAATTGGCGCTCGTACTACAGAGTCTCAAATTCACCGTGAAATGGCTTCTGCGCTTTCTTGCCCTGTTGGTTTTAAGAATGGCACAAACGGTAATATCAAAATAGCAATCGATGCTATCCGTGCATCTAAAGCTTCGCATTACTTCTATTCTCCTGATAAGAATGGCCGAATGACGGTCTATCGCACTAGTGGTAACCCTTATGGTCATGTGATCCTCCGAGGTGGTGATAAAGGGCCAAACTTTGATGCAGAATCTGTAGAATTAGCGTGTAAGCAACTTGCAGAGTTTGATCTGCCACAGAAGCTCATTGTTGATTTCAGCCACGCCAATTGCCAAAAGCAACATCGAAAGCAGCTGGACGTTGCAAAAGATATTTGTGAGCAGCTTAAATCCGGCAAAAGCTACATCGCTGGCATCATGGCCGAAAGCTTTATTGAAGAAGGCAACCAGCCGATGGATGACATCGACGCATTAAAGTATGGCCAGTCTATTACCGATCCATGTCTTAGTTGGAAAGATACCGAGATTATGCTTGAGTTGCTAGCAGACGCTGTAAAAGCTAGCCGTTAA